A segment of the Borreliella garinii genome:
TTGGCCTCAGCTGAGCAAACTCTTTCAAACTTAACCACCACTGTTTTGGATCCAGTACTTAAATTCATTAACATGGTCACTAAATACTTTGAGAACTTTTCTTTTCAAACTCATGTTATTCAGCCTTTAATTAAAGGATTAAGAAAAATGTTATACAAGGCTGCGCCCTGGTGGTTTAATGATCCTGATCTAGACCCCCCTCCTCCTAAAAACAACACTGGCAGTGGTGGGCCTTCTGGGGGGAACCCTGAGGATATGGCAAACACTACCCCATAATTTTGAAAAAGGTAATTACTTATGGACATTGACAATAAAAATATTATTAATAATAAAACAATATCGCCTACAGAAAAAGAAAATTCTACAGACATTATAAATACAACTAATGACAATGGCGAAAAGAACAAAGAAAAGGAAATGTCGCATGCAGAAATATTTCAAATCATAAAAGATGTGGCAACCCAAATATTTGCTCTCTTTGGAGCAGATAACTTTTTAGCGCTATTCCCACGACCAGATTTTAGAGGTTTCGGATATGTGCCACAATTGTTTTTTATAAAGCCAAAAACCCAGCTAATAACACGAACTTACAACACTAGTTGCTCTAAACGACCAGTTATCAACTATTATGATAGAAAAGCAGAATATGTAAGCTATAACCCCGTAATGACTGGAGAACATATTTCATTAAACGGTGGAGTACTGACTTCTCTAT
Coding sequences within it:
- a CDS encoding DUF792 family protein gives rise to the protein MDIDNKNIINNKTISPTEKENSTDIINTTNDNGEKNKEKEMSHAEIFQIIKDVATQIFALFGADNFLALFPRPDFRGFGYVPQLFFIKPKTQLITRTYNTSCSKRPVINYYDRKAEYVSYNPVMTGEHISLNGGVLTSLYKEMLSPLKMTVFGNSLLRFDAHLVKEQLANRLQAQVPFTIYSPTFGLKELAIITSLTFTNTPFIDEVEVSLSIEVVKTFTLEKYKG